From one Doryrhamphus excisus isolate RoL2022-K1 chromosome 9, RoL_Dexc_1.0, whole genome shotgun sequence genomic stretch:
- the si:ch211-229d2.5 gene encoding zona pellucida-like domain-containing protein 1 has protein sequence MKTLLMVLAMIARSRPLTLNECGAEARRPEITDISVQCGTSSVGLAVQICPVIYTGYNETLLILNHMTDSDCRATLDESVWPPVARFHFPLNVTHGCGSTFLTTSAAGTGVFSDFSNIQTVNISGVIRSVDPTTGTITYNAELKYFYSCAYPLEYLVNNTQIDVSASSIAVKDNNGSFISTLNMKLFSDPDFLQPLVIPSLGLELRTTVYVEVKAVNLTGRYHVLLDRCYASISPLPSNSSFFNLFVPCSKDRFTTVLENGESQRARFHFPAFRFVEQQNETVSTYYLHCITRLCETSTCSTFMQCNNRRKRDTAEDAAENAVRAAAEASADGVTEPYTITSRKLITKTESSDSKEEPLVDDDKDDSVAGLGAAVGVLAFVCAAALCVAAVFYKRLRN, from the coding sequence ATGAAGACccttttgatggttttggcCATGATAGCGAGAAGTCGCCCGCTGACGCTGAACGAGTGCGGAGCGGAAGCCCGGCGACCCGAGATCACCGACATCTCGGTGCAGTGCGGCACGTCCTCCGTGGGGCTGGCCGTCCAGATCTGCCCGGTCATCTACACGGGCTACAACGAGACCCTCCTGATCCTCAACCACATGACGGACTCGGACTGCCGGGCCACGCTGGACGAAAGCGTGTGGCCCCCCGTGGCTCGCTTCCACTTCCCCCTGAACGTGACGCACGGCTGCGGGAGCACCTTCCTGACCACCAGCGCCGCCGGCACCGGCGTCTTCTCGGACTTCTCCAACATCCAGACGGTGAACATCAGCGGCGTGATCCGCTCCGTGGACCCCACCACCGGCACCATCACGTACAACGCCGAGCTCAAGTACTTCTACTCCTGCGCCTACCCCTTAGAGTACCTGGTCAACAACACCCAGATCGACGTGTCGGCGTCCTCCATCGCCGTGAAGGACAACAACGGCAGCTTCATCAGCACCCTGAACATGAAGCTCTTCAGCGACCCCGACTTCCTGCAGCCCCTGGTCATACCCAGCCTGGGCCTGGAGCTGAGGACCACCGTGTACGTGGAGGTGAAAGCCGTCAACCTGACCGGGCGCTACCACGTCCTGCTGGACCGCTGCTACGCCTCCATCTCTCCGCTGCCGTCCAACTCCAGCTTCTTCAACCTCTTCGTGCCGTGCTCCAAGGACCGCTTCACCACCGTCCTCGAGAACGGCGAGAGCCAGCGCGCCCGCTTCCACTTCCCGGCCTTCCGTTTCGTGGAGCAGCAGAACGAGACGGTGTCCACCTACTACCTGCACTGCATCACCCGCCTGTGCGAGACCAGCACCTGCAGCACCTTCATGCAGTGCAACAACCGCCGGAAGAGGGACACGGCGGAGGACGCGGCGGAGAACGCGGTGAGGGCCGCGGCGGAGGCCTCGGCGGACGGGGTCACAGAGCCGTACACCATCACCTCCAGGAAGCTCATCACCAAAACCGAGAGCAGCGACTCCAAAGAGGAGCCCCTGGTGGACGACGACAAAGACGACTCCGTCGCCGGGCTCGGTGCAGCCGTCGGCGTCCTGGCTTTTGTTTGCGCCGCGGCGTTGTGCGTCGCCGCTGTCTTCTATAAGAGGCTCAGGAACTGA